The following is a genomic window from Pararhizobium capsulatum DSM 1112.
TAGACCGTCGACTGGCGATCATAGAAGCTCGTGCCAGAGGACAGGCCGCCCGGATAAATCGCGGTGAAAGGTCCCTTGACGAGGGATTCGCCGAGCTTCTTGCGATCGAGCGCCATGGTGACGGCCTTGCGGAAGTCCTCATTGCGGTTGAGTTCGCGCACAGCCTGCGCCCGTTCGTCGGGTTCGCCCCAGCCATTGCCGGAGAAGTTCATGCGCAGATTGTAGCCGATCAGGCGGGCGCCGAAGGCGAGACGGGCCGGTGCTGCTTCATCCGCCGCACGCTTCAGGGATTCCACGAAATTTTCCGGCTGCTCGAGGTTCGAGAAGTCACCGGAACCGGCAATTGCCTGCACGTCGCGGTCGGCCCAAGTCGAGAGCTTGTAGTGCATCTCGTTCAGGTAGGGCAGCTGGTTGCCGGCTTCGTCAACCTTCCAGTAGTAAGGGTTGCGGCGCAGGACGATGATATCGTCGGAGCGATACTCGACCGGCACCCAGGCGCCCATGACCGGCATGTTCAGATACTCCGGCGGGAAGCCGTTCTTGTACTGATCGTAGGTCATGTCCTTGTTGTATTTGGGATGCTTGGTCTTCAGGATATGCGCCGGACCGGGGCAGAAGGTGCCATAGGCCATCGAATAGAGATACTGGCGCGGGAAGGCTTCCTTGAAGGTCCACTCGACCGTGTTGGCATCGATTGCCTTCAGCGTCGTGCCCTCGCCGAAGGTTTCCGGTGTTGCGCCATTGAGCGGCGAGACGTTCGGGTCGACGACGTTGTCATCCCAGTAGAACATCACGTCTTCCGACGAGAAGGGAACGCCATCAGACCATTTTGCGCCTTCGATCAGGTGCATGGTCAGCTTGTGGCCGTCCTCGGACCAGTCCCAGCTTTTTGCCAGGTTCGGCAGCGGCTCGACGTCCTTCGCCTCGACCTGGTAAAGCGGCGCGGTGCGCGTCAGGCATTCGAACATTTCGATGTCGATGCCGCCCCAGCCTTGGGTCTGGCCGGCGGAATAGTTCCAGCCTTCCGGGCGGCCGCCGACGACGTGGCGCATCGTGTCGCCATAGACGCCGATACCATCCGGCATGTTGCCGGTCTTGAAGACCATCGGCTCCTTCGGCAGGCGCTCGGCCACCGGCGGCAGCTTGCCGGTCTTGACGAATTTCTCGCTGACCCAATCCGGCTCGTGATACGCGGGCAGCGCCTTGTATTCGAGGATGGAATCGCGCGGGACATAGGTGATCTTGCCCTGCGCGGGAAATGGCGGTTGCTCGGGTACAACCGTTGGCTCGGAAGCCCAGGCGTGTACGGCAAAAGCCGAGACGCCAAGCAAAAGCCCGGCTCTCAGCGTCATGTTGCGAATGGATGTCATCGTTCCTCTCTCCCTTATGTTTCACGCCGGCGGACCGGCTTGCTCCTCAGCATTTCAGTCCGGAGGAAAGGCGCGCGGCTCTCCTTTGCCACTCCCCTTCTCCGTCATTCACTCAGCTTGCAGCGCGCAGCTTCGTCGCTTCCTTCTCCGCACGCAGTTCGTCGATCGAGCGGACTTCGCGGCGGGCAACGCCGTTCCATTCGCGGGTCTTGACGGTCGGCTTGCTCAGCCGCTCCTTGGCGGCCGGGATCGCATGGGCGTATTGCGGCAGCCATTCCGCCTGGGCCACGACCATCTCGTCGACCATCTGCCAGACCTCCTCCGGCGTGCAGATGGCGCCGACCAGGGGATCATGCAGCACGGCGAGCTTCAACAGATCGATATCCCCGGTGATGGCGGCATGCACCGACATGCGCTGGACGTTGATCGAGGAAATGCAGGTGGCGGCGCAGGCTTCCGGCAGGGTAATGCCGGCGACCATGTTGAGGCCGAAGCGATCGACGAAACCGGGGCTCTCGATGATCGCATCCGACGGCAAGTTTGTGATGATGCCGTTGTTCTTGACGTTGAAGTGACCGCGATAGACACGCCCCGTCTCCAGCGCTTCAAGAATGTGGCTCGCATGCTCGTTGGAGCGGCGGGCCGGATCGATCGGCTTGTTGGCGTCTTCCAGAAACTGCGGATATTCGGTCTCGAACCAGTTGCGGGTCTCTGTCGAATGGCGAAGATAGCCGCCAGTTTCGCCGTGGATCCAGTCGGACATATCGATCCAGCGGGTAATTTCCTCCGGCCGCTTGCGATACCAGGGCAGGTATTCTGACAGGTGGCCGTTGCTCTCGGTGGAGTAGACGCCAAAACGCTTCAGGACGTCGATGCGCAGCTTTTCCTGCTGCGAGAAAACGGGATGCGCCTCGAAGGCTGCAACCAAATCATCCTTGCCGATTTTGCGGCCCTTGACGCGCACATCCACGAACCAGGTCTGGTGGTTGATGCCAGAGCAGATGTAATCCAGTTCGCCTTCGCCGGCGCCAAGAATTTCGGCGATCTGTTCTGCGCCGTGCTGGACGCCGTGGCAGAGGCCGATCGTGTCGACCTTGCCATATTCGATCGCCGCCCAGGTGTTCATCGCCATCGGATTGGCATAGTTCAGGAATTTTGCGCCCGGTTCGGCCAGTTCGCGGATATCCTTGCAGAAGTCGAGAATGACCGGGATGTTGCGCTGGCCATAGAGGATGCCGCCAGCGCAGATCGTGTCGCCGACGCACTGGTCGACACCATATTTCAAGGGGATGCGGATGTCGTCGGCATAGGCTGCGAGCCCGCCGACCCGCACGCAGGAAATAATGTAGCGCGCGCCGGCAATCGCCTCGCGGCGGTCGGTCGATGCCGTGACTTTCGCCGGAAGGTCGTTGGCCTCGACGATCTTGTCGAGGATCGACTTGATCATGCCGAGATTGTGCTCGCTCATGTCGGTGAGCGCGAATTCGACATCGCGGAACTCTGGCACGCAGAGAATATCGGTGAAGAGTTTCTTGGTGAAGCCGACGCTGCCGGCGCCAATAATGGCAATCTTGAAGCTGCTCATGCTGTCCTCGTCGCTGGTCATTCGGCCGGGAAAAACGAACAGGGTAAATTCAATGCACAGAAAACATGGCATTTCTCATGCCACAGCCCTCCCGCTCTCCCTGTCGACGCCGCTCCAACCCGGTCATCTTGCTTTGTTGAGGGGCATTATGCGTATAATGCAGGAGGTCGCCAGAGAGGTATTATGCTTTTATGGGTAATTTTGTGCTGAAAAAACTGATCGAGAACGGGCCTGTCATGAGGACCGTATCCTTGCCGCGCGGACGCCACAGCCTCCACACCATGCCGACCAGCACAGGCTATGAAATCCGCACCGACGCCAGCTACGACTGGGACGGGCGCAAGCGCGGCGAAACGCCGTTCACGGTACTGCAGCACACGATCGGAGGTGCGGGAAACCTGCGCTACGAGAGCCGCAATTACCGTGTCAAGGAGGGCGAGACCCTACTGGTGCTGGTACCCCACAACCACCGTTACTGGCTGGAACAAAACGGCCGCTGGGAATTCTTCTGGATTTCCATGAACGGCGAGGAAGCGCTTCGCATCCACAAGGCGATCCTTGCGACGACCGGCCCGATCCTCAACCTGAAGCCCGAAACTATAGAACGTCTCGCCGATTGCAGCCTGCGGCTGATCTCCGGCGGAGCCGACCAACCCGGCAGCGCGTCAGCGATCGCCTATGAGGCGGCGATGGTGCTTTACGACGATGTCTTCGGGTCCCATCCGGTGCTCAGCCAGGAATATCGCACCATGCAGCACGTCATCGACCATATATCAGCCAATCTGGAAAAGCCGCTTTCCGTCGAGACGCTGGCAGATGTTTCAGGCCTCAGCCGTGCCCATTTCTCACGGGTATTTACCACAAGCGAAGGCATCCCGCCGGCGGAGTTCGTGCTGCGCAAGCGTCTGCAGCGGGCGACGAAGCTTCTGACAAAAGCGGCCGATCTTTCGGTGAAAGAAGTGGCTGTTATGTCCGGCTTCGAAGACCCGAATTATTTTGCCAAAGTGTTCCGTCGCTATTTCGGCGCCAGCCCCACCGAGTTCCGCACAACCGGCATGTATTCCAGCATCGCGGTTAGAGAACCGCGAGCGGAAACGCCCCTCACTGCAAAAACCTGACGGGGATTTCCCCGGCTACCTGCCGCGTTATTTGGGTTGCGACGGCGTGAAATTGGCGACGAGAGCGTGACGGTCGCCGGGGTAGATCAGCCGCACATGCGTCACATAGGCGCCATTGCTCCAGGTACGACGCTCCACGACCAGACAAGCGGTTCCGGCCGCGATACCGAGAGCCGTTGCGATCTGCGCATCCGCCGAGACCGCACGGATTGTATGTTCGGCTGCACTCCATGGCACCCGGTTCAGGAGCCAGGGCCCCGGTGCGACATCCTCAAAGCTTTCTTCCGCCGCGTCCGGCACGGCGGAGAGATTGATCAGGCGCTCCTCGACGCAGAACGGCCTGTTTGCGGCAAAATGCGTACAGAGTACCTCCAGCACAGGGGCTGCCGTCTCAAGGCTGAGCCGCGATCGATCGTCCGCATTGCTGCGACGCTTCACCTTCTCGATCAGCTTGTACTCATAGGTGAGGCCAAGAGACTGCACTTCCAGTTTGATATCGCGGATTTCGAGCACCGCGGACTGGGCACGCGGCTGGGTGACATAGCTTCCGGATTTGCGCCGCCGTTCGATCAGCCCGGTCTTGGCAAGCTGGGTCAACGCCTTGTTCACGGTCATGCGCGAACATTTGTAATGCTCGGCGAGATCCACCTCGAAGGGAATGCGAAAGCCTGGCTGCCATTCTCCGGAAAGAATACGCTCCTCGATATCGCCGAGAATGCGCTGATGCAGCGACAGGTCGCTTGCCCCTTCGGCAACCGTTGTCCCCAAATCCATCTCTGCATCCTGCGATTTCACGACACGCCCATTCTCATTGAAACCTGATCGCTCCTAAAGGATGTCTGGTTCAGATTGAACCAGACATCCTTTTGATTCTCTTGTTTTCGTTTGTCTTTTCGGGAACACCGGTTCCCACTTTTCTCTGACAACCTCTAGCAGAAATTTCGGGGCACCGCCCGTGCGAAAAAATTCGTAGCGATCGAGGCGATCATGCCAGCAGATTGGTCATTGCCGAACGGAACCGGGCCGAAATCTCCCCGCGCTTGCGATGCCGGCCGCCCTCGACCTGTTTCCTGCCGGCCACCCAGACACAATCCGGCTTGGTTCCGTTGGCAAACAGCCAGGAATCGAGCCCTGCGTCGTCGCGCAGGTCGCCATCCGGCACCTGCAGGCTGACGAAATCCGCCGGACTGCCCACGGCAAGCCCCGTTTTCGCCGCGAGCGCGATACCGCCGCCATCCAGGGCGCCGTCGAACAGCGCGCGGCCAGTTGATTGGCCGGGCGCTGCCAGAACGTTGCGCGAGCGGTGCAGCAGGCGCTGCGAATATTCGAGCTGGCGCAGCTCGTCCGGCAGGCCGATCAGCACGTTGGAATCAGAGCCGATGCCGAACTTGCCGCCCGCCTCCCCGAACAGCACGGCGTTGAATGTGCCGTCACCAAGATTGGCCTCGGTGATCGGGCAGAGACCGGCAATCGCGCCGCTTTCAGCCATGCGCCGCGTTTCGTCATCGGTCATGTGGGTCGCATGGATCAGGCACCAGCGGCTATCGAGGCCAATATTGTCGAGCAGCCATTCTACCGGCCGCACGCCCGACCAGGCGATACAATCCTCGACTTCCTTGACCTGTTCGGCCGCGTGGATGTGGATCGGCCCGTCCTTTGCCATGGCAACGACATGGGCAAGCTCTTCCGGTGTTACCGCCCGCAGGCTGTGCGGTGCGACGCCGACCCGCCCCTCGGGCAGATCCTTGACGGCGGCACGGCAGCCCTCGAGCAGACGCTCGAAACTTTCTACGTTGTTGATGAAGCGGCGCTGTCCCTCGTTTGGCGCAGCACCACCGAAGGTCGAATGGGCGTAGAAGACGGGAAGCAACGTCAGGCCGATGCCGGTGTCGGAGGCGGCGGACGCAATCCGCTGCCCCATCTCGGCGATATCTGCGTAGGGGCGACCGTCGATATCGTGGTGCAAATAGTGAAACTCGCCGACGCGGGAAAAGCCCGCTTCCAGCATTTCCATATAAAGCTGGCCGGCAACCGCCTCGACGTGATCCGGCGTCATCGTCAGCGCGAAGCGGTACATGACATTGCGCCAGCTCCAGAAACTGTCGGTGCCGGGGCCGCGCGTTTCGGCAAGGCCTGCCATGCCGCGCTGGAAGGCGTGGCTGTGCAGGTTCGGCATGCCGGGGACGAGAATATCGTGACGTTCGTCGCCTGCCTCGGCATCAACGCCAGCGTCCAGCGAGGCAATCCGCCCACCCGCGATCGTCAACCGTACATCGCTCTGCCATCCCGCCGACGTCAGAGCCGATTTCACATGAATGCTGGTCAAGACCTCATCCCCTTCCCGACTGCGCGCTCAAAAAAACCACTTGCGCTTCATTTCTTTATGTCTATACATAATAGCACGAAAAGGAAAGGCTAGAAAACGATGTCTTCCGCAAAATCTGCACCCGACGAGAGCCGACCGCCCGCTTGCGACCGCCTCTGGAAAAACGCCCGACTCGCGACCTTGAACCCCGCCTTGCCGGGTCTTGGCCTTGTGGAAAACGGCGTCATTGCCGTTCAGGACGGACGCATTCTTTTTGCCGGCGACGCGACGGACCTGCCCTTTCCCATCAAAGACGCAGGCGAGATCATCGATTGCGAAGGCCGTTGGATTACCCCAGGCCTGATCGACTGCCACACTCATCTCGTCCATGCCGGCGACCGCGCCAACGAATTCGAAATGCGCCTTGCCGGCGCCACCTATGAGGAAGTCGCCCGTGCCGGCGGCGGCATCGTGTCCTCCGTTCGTTCGCTTCGTAAGGTAAGCGAAGACGACTTGGTGAAGCAGACTCTCCCCCGGTTGGACGCGCTGATCGCCGAAGGCGTCACCACAGTCGAGATCAAGTCCGGCTATGGCCTCGACCTCGAAAACGAAGCCAAGACCCTGCGCGCCGCCCGCCGTCTCGGCGAAGAGCGCGATGTCGCCATCCGCACGACCTTCCTCGGCGCCCATGCATTGCCGCCGGAATTCAAGGGCAACCAGGCCGGTTACGTCGCCAAGATTATCGACGAAATGATGCCGGCCATCGAGGCCGAAGGGCTCGCCGATGCCGTCGACGGCTTTTGCGAGGGCATTGCCTTTTCGACCGACGAGATGCGGCAGGTGTTCGATGCGGCGAAGGCTCACGGCCTGCCGGTGAAACTGCATGCCGATCAACTTTCCAATCTGCATGGCGCCGCACTTGCCGCCGAATACGGTGCGCTCTCGGCCGATCATCTCGAATATACCGATGAAGCCGGCGCGGAAGCGATGGCAAAAAGCGGAACCGTGGCTGTCATCCTGCCCGGCGCCTTCTATTTCATTCGCGAGACGAAGAAGCCGCCGGTCAATCTTTTCCGCAAGGCAGGCGTCGCTATGGCGATCGCGACCGATAGCAACCCCGGCACCTCGCCGCTGACATCGCTGTTGCTGACCATGAACATGGCAGCCACACTGTTTGGCATGACGGTCGCCGAATGCATCGCCGGTACGACGCGCGAAGCCGCCCGCGCGCTCGGTCTCGTCGACGAGGTGGGGACGCTCGAACCCGGCAAATGGGCCGATTTCGCCATCTGGAATATCGATCGGCCCGCCGAACTTGTCTACCGCATGGGGTTCAACCCGCTCCATGCCCGCATCCGCAACGGACACTGACATTTCAAGCTGCGTGAGCCCCGCTCCGCGCATCGCATCTGAGGAGTTGCCATGACCCTTGTTCTTCAGCCGGGCTCTGTCCCGCTCTCGACCCTCGAAACCATCTACTGGACAGGCGAACCCGCCCGTCTCGATCCCTCGTTCGACAAGGGCATCGAGAAGGCGGCTGCCCGCATCGCCGAGATCGCAGCCGGCAATGCGCCGGTCTACGGCATCAACACCGGCTTCGGCAAACTCGCCTCGATCAAGATCGATGCCGCCGATGTCGCCACCCTGCAGCGCAACCTGATCCTCTCCCATTGCTGCGGCGTCGGCCAGCCGCTCGCCGAAAACATCGTGCGCCTAATCATGGCGCTGAAGCTCGTCTCGCTCGGGCGCGGCGCATCGGGCGTCAGGCTCGAACTCGTCCGGCTGATCGAAGGTATGCTCGCCAAGGGTGTCATCCCGGTCATTCCGGAAAAAGGCTCCGTCGGCGCCTCCGGCGACCTCGCGCCGCTTGCTCATATGGCCGCTGTGATGATGGGTGAAGGCGAAGCATTTTTCGACGGCGAACAGCTCGATGGCCGGACCGCGCTCGAACGCGCCGGTCTCGTACCGGTCGTTCTCGCCGCCAAGGAAGGTCTGGCACTCATCAATGGGACACAGGTCTCCACTGCGCTCGCGCTTGCCGGGCTCTTCCGCGCCCACCGCGCCGCCCAATCGGCCCTGATCACCGGCGCGCTGTCCACCGATGCGGCCATGGGCTCGTCGGCGCCGTTCCATCCGGATATCCACACGCTGCGCGGCCACAAGGGCCAGATCGATGCCGCCGCCGCCCTGCGTGGCCTGCTCAAGGGCTCGGTGATCCGCGAAAGCCATATCGAGGGCGATGAGCGCGTTCAAGACCCCTATTGCATCCGCTGCCAGCCGCAGGTCGATGGCGCCTGCCTCGATCTCCTGCGCTCGGTTGCCCGTACGCTGGAAATCGAAGCCAACGCAGTCACTGACAATCCGCTGGTGCTATCGGACAATTCCGTCGTCTCCGGCGGCAATTTCCACGCCGAGCCGGTGGCCTTCGCCGCCGACCAGATCGCTCTTGCCATCTGCGAGATCGGCGCGATTTCCCAGCGCCGCATCGCTCTGCTGGTCGATCCGGCCCTCTCCTATGGTCTGCCGGCCTTTCTCGCAAAAAAACCGGGTCTCAATTCCGGCCTAATGATCGCCGAAGTGACCTCGGCGGCGCTGATGTCGGAAAACAAGCAGATGTCCCATCCGGCATCGGTCGATTCCACCCCGACCTCGGCCAATCAGGAAGACCACGTCTCCATGGCCTGCCACGGCGCCCGCCGCCTGCTCCAGATGACTGACAACCTGTTCGCCATCATCGGCATAGAGGCCCTGACGGCAGCCCAGGGCATCGATTTCCGTGCACCGCTCGTCACCAGCCCGGAACTCACAGCTGCCATATCAGCGATCCGCAAGGTCGTGCCCACGCTGGAAATCGACCGCTACATGGCAACCGACCTGAAGGCCGCAAGCGAGCTTATCGCTTCGGGCGGGCTGAATACTGCCGTATCGTCGGGCATCCTGCCGGTTCTGGAGGCTTGATGATGGCCGTCTTCGAAACAAGACAAGGTTCATCGCCCGTTATCCTCGGCTTCCCCCATACTGGAACCGACGTCCCCGCCGCCATGTGGGAACGGCTGAACGACAATGGCCGCATCCTTGCCGACACCGACTGGCATATCCATCACCTCTACGATGGCCTGCTGCCGGACGTGACGACGGTGCGCGCCACCTTCCATCGCTATGTCATCGACGCCAATCGCGATCCGGAAGGCGTCAGCCTCTATCCCGGCCAGAACACCACCGGCCTTATTCCGGGCACGAATTTCGACGGCGTCTCGATCTGGGCGGATGGTGAAGAGCCGACCGAGGCGGATATCGCCGCCCGGCTTGCCGATTTTTACGCGCCCTACCATGCGGCCCTTGCCGCGGAAATCGAACGGGTCAAGGCAATCCACGGCATCGCCGTGCTCTATGACTGCCATTCGATCCGCTCCGACATCCCGTTCCTGTTCGAAGGCACCCTGCCGGATTTCAACATCGGCACGGATAGCGGCAAGACCTGCGATCCAGCGATCCAGAACGCCGCCGTGGATGTGGCCCTCTATGCGGACGGCTACACCAGCATTCTCAATGGCCGTTTCAAGGGCGGCTGGACGACGCGCCACTACGGTCGACCGGAAACCGGCGTCCACGCCATCCAGATGGAGCTGGCCCAATCCAGCCATCTGACAACCGAGGCCCCGCCCTTCGCGTATGACGCGACAAAGGCGGCCAAGCTTCGCACTCACCTCAAGGACATTCTCACGCGCATCGAAGATGCGGCGCTGACACTGGCAAAGCAAACAAGGGGAAGCAAATGACCAATCCTCGTCACAACATCCGCGATGTCCGCGCTGCGCGCGGCACACAACTGACAGCGAAATCCTGGATGACCGAAGCGCCGCTTCGCATGCTGATGAACAACCTCGACCCTGAGGTCGCAGAAAACCCGCACGAACTGGTCGTCTACGGCGGCATCGGCCGTGCCGCCCGCACCTGGGCGGATTTCGACAAGATCGTCGAGACCTTGCGCGATCTCAACGAAGACGAGACGCTGATGGTGCAGTCGGGCAAGCCGGTTGGCGTGTTCCGCACCCACAAGGACGCACCGCGCGTACTGATCGCCAACTCCAACCTCGTGCCCCACTGGGCGACCTGGGATCATTTCAACGAGCTGGATAAGAAGGGTCTTGCCATGTACGGCCAGATGACGGCCGGCTCGTGGATCTATATCGGCACGCAGGGCATCGTCCAGGGCACTTACGAGACCTTTGTCGAGGCCGGACGCCAGCATTATGGCGACAATCTCAGGGGCAAATGGGTGCTGACCGGCGGTCTCGGCGGCATGGGCGGCGCACAGCCGCTGGCGGCCGTCATGGCCGGCGCCTGCTGCCTTGCGGTCGAATGCAACCCGGATTCGATCGATTTCCGCCTGCGCACCCGCTATGTCGACGAAAAGGCCGAAACGCTGGACGAAGCGATGGAGATGATCGCCCGCTGGACCGCTGCTGGCGAAGCGAAATCCGTTGGCCTGCTTGGCAATGCCGCCGAAATCCTGCCGGAAATGGTCCGCCGCGGCATCCGCCCCGACATGGTCACCGACCAGACCTCGGCCCATGACCCGGTCAACGGCTACCTGCCGAAGGGCTGGACGATGGCGCAGTGGAAGGAAAAGCGCGAGAGCGATCCGAAGGCCGTCGAAAAGGCCGCCCGCGCCTCCATGCGCGAGCACGTCGAAGCGATGATCGCCTTTCAGGACATGGGCGTGCCAACCTTCGACTATGGCAACAACATCCGCCAGGTCGCCAAGGACGAAGGCCTCGAAAACGCCTTCGCCTTCCCGGGCTTTGTTCCCGCCTATATCCGCCCGCTGTTCTGCCGCGGCATCGGCCCGTTCCGTTGGGCGGCTCTCTCCGGCGATCCGGAGGATATCCGCAAGACCGACGCCAAGGTCAAGGAACTGACACCCGGCAACAAGCACCTGCACAACTGGCTCGACATGGCTGCCGAGCGCATCGCGTTCCAGGGCCTGCCGGCGCGCATTTGCTGGGTTGGTCTCGGTGACCGCCACCGCCTCGGTCTCGCCTTCAACGAAATGGTCCGGACCGGCGAGCTTTCCGCCCCCGTCGTCATCGGCCGTGACCATCTGGACAGTGGCTCGGTCGCCTCGCCGAACCGCGAAACGGAAGCGATGAAGGATGGCTCGGATGCCGTGTCCGACTGGCCGCTCTTGAACGCCCTGCTCAA
Proteins encoded in this region:
- a CDS encoding ABC transporter substrate-binding protein, whose product is MTSIRNMTLRAGLLLGVSAFAVHAWASEPTVVPEQPPFPAQGKITYVPRDSILEYKALPAYHEPDWVSEKFVKTGKLPPVAERLPKEPMVFKTGNMPDGIGVYGDTMRHVVGGRPEGWNYSAGQTQGWGGIDIEMFECLTRTAPLYQVEAKDVEPLPNLAKSWDWSEDGHKLTMHLIEGAKWSDGVPFSSEDVMFYWDDNVVDPNVSPLNGATPETFGEGTTLKAIDANTVEWTFKEAFPRQYLYSMAYGTFCPGPAHILKTKHPKYNKDMTYDQYKNGFPPEYLNMPVMGAWVPVEYRSDDIIVLRRNPYYWKVDEAGNQLPYLNEMHYKLSTWADRDVQAIAGSGDFSNLEQPENFVESLKRAADEAAPARLAFGARLIGYNLRMNFSGNGWGEPDERAQAVRELNRNEDFRKAVTMALDRKKLGESLVKGPFTAIYPGGLSSGTSFYDRQSTVYYPYDLDGAKALLEKVGLKDTDGNGFVNYPADKLGGKDVEIVLLVSSDYNTDKNLAEGVVGQMEQLGIRVVLNSLDGKQRDATNYAGRFDWLVLRNGAELASVVQNTPQLAATGPRTSWHHRVPESGKLDLMPFEQELVDIVNKFIGSQDNDERAQLMKDYQRVATTHIDSIGLTEYPGALIINKRFSNIPTGAPIMMFNWAEDTIIRERVFVAADKQGDYELFPQQLPGKPGEGGPIN
- a CDS encoding alpha-glucosidase/alpha-galactosidase; this translates as MSSFKIAIIGAGSVGFTKKLFTDILCVPEFRDVEFALTDMSEHNLGMIKSILDKIVEANDLPAKVTASTDRREAIAGARYIISCVRVGGLAAYADDIRIPLKYGVDQCVGDTICAGGILYGQRNIPVILDFCKDIRELAEPGAKFLNYANPMAMNTWAAIEYGKVDTIGLCHGVQHGAEQIAEILGAGEGELDYICSGINHQTWFVDVRVKGRKIGKDDLVAAFEAHPVFSQQEKLRIDVLKRFGVYSTESNGHLSEYLPWYRKRPEEITRWIDMSDWIHGETGGYLRHSTETRNWFETEYPQFLEDANKPIDPARRSNEHASHILEALETGRVYRGHFNVKNNGIITNLPSDAIIESPGFVDRFGLNMVAGITLPEACAATCISSINVQRMSVHAAITGDIDLLKLAVLHDPLVGAICTPEEVWQMVDEMVVAQAEWLPQYAHAIPAAKERLSKPTVKTREWNGVARREVRSIDELRAEKEATKLRAAS
- a CDS encoding AraC family transcriptional regulator codes for the protein MGNFVLKKLIENGPVMRTVSLPRGRHSLHTMPTSTGYEIRTDASYDWDGRKRGETPFTVLQHTIGGAGNLRYESRNYRVKEGETLLVLVPHNHRYWLEQNGRWEFFWISMNGEEALRIHKAILATTGPILNLKPETIERLADCSLRLISGGADQPGSASAIAYEAAMVLYDDVFGSHPVLSQEYRTMQHVIDHISANLEKPLSVETLADVSGLSRAHFSRVFTTSEGIPPAEFVLRKRLQRATKLLTKAADLSVKEVAVMSGFEDPNYFAKVFRRYFGASPTEFRTTGMYSSIAVREPRAETPLTAKT
- the hutC gene encoding histidine utilization repressor → MDLGTTVAEGASDLSLHQRILGDIEERILSGEWQPGFRIPFEVDLAEHYKCSRMTVNKALTQLAKTGLIERRRKSGSYVTQPRAQSAVLEIRDIKLEVQSLGLTYEYKLIEKVKRRSNADDRSRLSLETAAPVLEVLCTHFAANRPFCVEERLINLSAVPDAAEESFEDVAPGPWLLNRVPWSAAEHTIRAVSADAQIATALGIAAGTACLVVERRTWSNGAYVTHVRLIYPGDRHALVANFTPSQPK
- a CDS encoding formimidoylglutamate deiminase, which produces MTSIHVKSALTSAGWQSDVRLTIAGGRIASLDAGVDAEAGDERHDILVPGMPNLHSHAFQRGMAGLAETRGPGTDSFWSWRNVMYRFALTMTPDHVEAVAGQLYMEMLEAGFSRVGEFHYLHHDIDGRPYADIAEMGQRIASAASDTGIGLTLLPVFYAHSTFGGAAPNEGQRRFINNVESFERLLEGCRAAVKDLPEGRVGVAPHSLRAVTPEELAHVVAMAKDGPIHIHAAEQVKEVEDCIAWSGVRPVEWLLDNIGLDSRWCLIHATHMTDDETRRMAESGAIAGLCPITEANLGDGTFNAVLFGEAGGKFGIGSDSNVLIGLPDELRQLEYSQRLLHRSRNVLAAPGQSTGRALFDGALDGGGIALAAKTGLAVGSPADFVSLQVPDGDLRDDAGLDSWLFANGTKPDCVWVAGRKQVEGGRHRKRGEISARFRSAMTNLLA
- the hutI gene encoding imidazolonepropionase, which translates into the protein MSSAKSAPDESRPPACDRLWKNARLATLNPALPGLGLVENGVIAVQDGRILFAGDATDLPFPIKDAGEIIDCEGRWITPGLIDCHTHLVHAGDRANEFEMRLAGATYEEVARAGGGIVSSVRSLRKVSEDDLVKQTLPRLDALIAEGVTTVEIKSGYGLDLENEAKTLRAARRLGEERDVAIRTTFLGAHALPPEFKGNQAGYVAKIIDEMMPAIEAEGLADAVDGFCEGIAFSTDEMRQVFDAAKAHGLPVKLHADQLSNLHGAALAAEYGALSADHLEYTDEAGAEAMAKSGTVAVILPGAFYFIRETKKPPVNLFRKAGVAMAIATDSNPGTSPLTSLLLTMNMAATLFGMTVAECIAGTTREAARALGLVDEVGTLEPGKWADFAIWNIDRPAELVYRMGFNPLHARIRNGH
- the hutH gene encoding histidine ammonia-lyase, whose protein sequence is MTLVLQPGSVPLSTLETIYWTGEPARLDPSFDKGIEKAAARIAEIAAGNAPVYGINTGFGKLASIKIDAADVATLQRNLILSHCCGVGQPLAENIVRLIMALKLVSLGRGASGVRLELVRLIEGMLAKGVIPVIPEKGSVGASGDLAPLAHMAAVMMGEGEAFFDGEQLDGRTALERAGLVPVVLAAKEGLALINGTQVSTALALAGLFRAHRAAQSALITGALSTDAAMGSSAPFHPDIHTLRGHKGQIDAAAALRGLLKGSVIRESHIEGDERVQDPYCIRCQPQVDGACLDLLRSVARTLEIEANAVTDNPLVLSDNSVVSGGNFHAEPVAFAADQIALAICEIGAISQRRIALLVDPALSYGLPAFLAKKPGLNSGLMIAEVTSAALMSENKQMSHPASVDSTPTSANQEDHVSMACHGARRLLQMTDNLFAIIGIEALTAAQGIDFRAPLVTSPELTAAISAIRKVVPTLEIDRYMATDLKAASELIASGGLNTAVSSGILPVLEA
- the hutG gene encoding N-formylglutamate deformylase, yielding MAVFETRQGSSPVILGFPHTGTDVPAAMWERLNDNGRILADTDWHIHHLYDGLLPDVTTVRATFHRYVIDANRDPEGVSLYPGQNTTGLIPGTNFDGVSIWADGEEPTEADIAARLADFYAPYHAALAAEIERVKAIHGIAVLYDCHSIRSDIPFLFEGTLPDFNIGTDSGKTCDPAIQNAAVDVALYADGYTSILNGRFKGGWTTRHYGRPETGVHAIQMELAQSSHLTTEAPPFAYDATKAAKLRTHLKDILTRIEDAALTLAKQTRGSK